Genomic DNA from Pseudodesulfovibrio sp. JC047:
ATGGCGGCAGTGCCTGTCCTCTGTATCTACATCTTCTTGGGTCGATACTTCATTCGAGGGTTGTTGGCCGGTTCGGTCAAGGAATAGAATACGTTGTGCCCCGGTTCAGGCCGGGGCGGACGATGGTTGAACTTGGGCTGACGATGGTCTTGAGACAGAAGGGCGTTGCGATCAATGCTGTGGCGACCGATCAGGCGTCTTCCTGCCATTTCTTGCAATACGAGAGAAACTGCTTGGCTTCCGTGAACTCGGGGTTGAAGGAGAGGGCTGTTTCCAGGCTGGAAATGCATTGGCGGATGTGTTTTTTCTCGAAAAAAACCCGGGCCAGATTGAAATAGAGGTGCTCGTCGCTTTCGACGATTTCAAGTGCCTTGTTATAGTAGCGGATCGACTCGTCGTAATGGCCGTTTTTGCGAAGGGAAATACCGAACTGATTGAATTTGAATCGGTGTTTTTCCGAAAACGCCTCTTCCAGACTGAGCAGGGTATCCAGCACCTTCTTGAGCTTGTCGAAATCCTTTTGTTCGGAATAGACCGCGCCGAGACCGTAGTTGGCGTCAACGCTTTTGTCGTCGATCATCAGGGCCTTGATGAATTGCCGTTCCGCTTCATCCAGATCGCCATTGAAAAATGCCTGTTCACCCATTCTGATTTTTTTGAGCAGCGTTTCAAGGGCCGGGACGGTATGCAATCGATAGTAGTCCATTTCCGGCCTGTATTGACTCAGAAAATCGACTTCCTGCATCTGGCTGCGGACCCCGGACGGAACATGTTGTGCATTGAGCGGTTGCACTTCAAATTCATGCTTTGAAAGTTGCCGGGCGTACCAATAGGTGACGTTGTCATGGGAGGAAGACGTTCTTCCCGCTCCCAATTCAGCGTCAATTTTAAGCGAGTAAACGCCAAGTACTTCGGGATATTCGCTCAAAGGACTGAACTCCTGGTCTTGCACGGTGTGGTGCCTGTTATACGTCGCTCGTAAAAACGTATCCTACGTCAGGATGGAAAGCAATTGGTCTTCCTGTTTCAGTGGGTGCTTTTGCCATACCGCCGCAGGACGAATCGTGCGTTCATGGAAAGATCAGAGCCTCGCGTTCTGGAAGACGTTGTGGCTCTGATCTGTGTGTTCGCCTTGCTCGTGAAGCTTTCTTAACACTCTCTCAGAATGGGGTCATTTTCTGCACGCCCTTGGGAGGGCTGTTGGGAGGAGTGGGGGTGTTAATCGCAAGGCTTCCATGGTTCGTTGATTTTTCGGTCATATCCATACAGTGGAATGGTGTCCGGGAGTATGGCACTGACCAGGGGGGTGAAGGGCTTGTACGTATAGTGGACGGCGACTTCGGTCAGATGGCAAGGCGCGCCGGGATCGTTCTCGATGCCGTCACCGGATGCGTCCATGTCCGGCCAGGACCGGATCGAAATGACGAAGGCTTTTTCGTCCAGTGTTGCCAGGGCCTTTTCCGTGGCGGTGATGATTTGTGTCAGTCGGGTTCCGTCTTCGTCACCACGACCTGTGGCAGCGAATCGAGCACCGATTTGTGTCGCTTTTTGGACGGTCAGCCACGAGTACGCGGCGTTTCCGCCTTCGATGACGCCCATTATCATGGTAAAGAGAATGGGGAGAATCAGGGCTGTTTCAACCGCGGCCATACCGGCCTTTCGGGTTCTCTGTGTGTGGGTACGCATGGACAATCTCCCTAGAGCAGCCGCCAGCCGAGCTGTTTGCCGATTTGTTTGAATATGTCAGGAATGTCGTAGACCGATGGGGCGTCGAAATAATGATCGTTGGTCCCGGGTTTGCTGGAGGCGATTTCCTGCATGAGCGCGATATCAACGCGGTCCGAGCTGCCGAACCGGATGGAGAATATTTCGATACCCGCCTCTTTGGCCTGGTGCGCTTCTGTCAGCATGTCGGTGTTCAGCACCCCACCGTTTTCGCAGTGGGCATCATCGCGACCACTGCCGAAGTAAGCGTTTGTCCAATAGTTGTTCGGCCTGTATGAGACACTGTGGCTGCCACCACATTCGCCGTCTTCGGTGTCTCCATCTGTGAGAACGATCATGATTTTGCGGAAATCTTCCTTGTCTCCGGCCTGTGTGTAGGGTGGTTCCGGTGTCAGAACACGCCGTCCCCATTTAATCCCTTCGGAAATGACAGTCCCGGACCAATCCCCGGTGCCGGTCTGGGTGTTGATGGAGTTGATGACTCTGCTCTTGTCTTTGCTCAAGGGGAGTACCTTGGGAATATCCGAGCAGGTATCCAGAGAAATTCGTCGTCGGTAATAGGAGGACAGCCGCCAGTAGTTG
This window encodes:
- a CDS encoding tetratricopeptide repeat protein, which gives rise to MSEYPEVLGVYSLKIDAELGAGRTSSSHDNVTYWYARQLSKHEFEVQPLNAQHVPSGVRSQMQEVDFLSQYRPEMDYYRLHTVPALETLLKKIRMGEQAFFNGDLDEAERQFIKALMIDDKSVDANYGLGAVYSEQKDFDKLKKVLDTLLSLEEAFSEKHRFKFNQFGISLRKNGHYDESIRYYNKALEIVESDEHLYFNLARVFFEKKHIRQCISSLETALSFNPEFTEAKQFLSYCKKWQEDA
- a CDS encoding TadE family protein, translated to MRTHTQRTRKAGMAAVETALILPILFTMIMGVIEGGNAAYSWLTVQKATQIGARFAATGRGDEDGTRLTQIITATEKALATLDEKAFVISIRSWPDMDASGDGIENDPGAPCHLTEVAVHYTYKPFTPLVSAILPDTIPLYGYDRKINEPWKPCD